A single window of Mangifera indica cultivar Alphonso chromosome 18, CATAS_Mindica_2.1, whole genome shotgun sequence DNA harbors:
- the LOC123202240 gene encoding transcription factor AS1-like — MKERQRWKAEEDALLCAYVKQYGPREWSLVSQRMNTPLNRDAKSCLERWKNYLKPGIKKGSLTEEEQHLVIRLQAKHGNKWKKIAAEVPGRTAKRLGKWWEVFKEKQQREQKDNSTPVNPIEERKYDQILETFAEKLVKGGAFVMAASNAGFLHTDSPTPSTLLPPWLSNSNGSSTVRPPSPSITLSLSPSTVATTPTIPWLQPERGPDSASLVLGNLPPHGSVPSYGENLFITELVECCRELEEGHHAWAAHKKEATWRLRRLELQLESEKACRRREKMEEIEAKVKAIREEQRATLDRIEAEYREQIAGLRREAEAKEQKLAEQWAAKHLHLTKFLEQMGCRPRLAEPNGR; from the coding sequence ATGAAGGAGAGACAGCGTTGGAAAGCTGAAGAGGATGCTTTATTATGTGCTTATGTAAAGCAATATGGCCCAAGGGAGTGGAGCCTTGTATCACAGCGCATGAACACACCCCTAAACAGGGACGCAAAATCGTGCTTAGAAAGGTGGAAGAACTACCTCAAACCAGGCATCAAGAAGGGATCTCTTACTGAAGAGGAGCAGCATCTTGTCATCCGTCTTCAGGCCAAACACGGCAACAAGTGGAAGAAAATTGCAGCTGAAGTCCCTGGCCGCACTGCTAAGAGACTTGGTAAGTGGTGGGAAGTGTTCAAAGAGAAGCAGCAGAGGGAACAGAAGGATAACAGCACTCCAGTTAATCCAATTGAAGAGCGCAAGTACGATCAGATTCTAGAGACTTTTGCGGAGAAGCTAGTGAAAGGCGGTGCATTTGTCATGGCTGCTTCAAATGCAGGGTTTCTTCACACTGACTCTCCTACCCCTTCAACTTTGCTACCCCCCTGGCTTTCAAATTCCAATGGATCCTCCACTGTCAGGCCACCATCACCTTCTATAACTCTGTCTCTGTCTCCCTCAACAGTGGCAACTACTCCTACAATCCCATGGCTGCAGCCTGAGAGGGGGCCAGATAGTGCCTCTCTAGTTCTCGGAAATTTGCCACCTCATGGCTCAGTTCCCTCTTATGGAGAGAACCTCTTCATAACTGAGCTGGTGGAATGCTGCAGAGAGTTGGAAGAAGGGCATCATGCTTGGGCAGCACATAAGAAGGAAGCAACATGGAGGTTGAGAAGGCTGGAGTTGCAGCTGGAATCAGAGAAGGCATGTCGAAGGAGGGAGAAAATGGAAGAGATAGAGGCGAAGGTGAAAGCTATTCGAGAAGAGCAGAGAGCTACTTTGGATAGAATTGAAGCTGAATACAGAGAACAAATTGCTGGACTGAGGAGGGAAGCAGAAGCCAAGGAGCAGAAATTGGCTGAGCAATGGGCTGCCAAGCACCTGCATCTTACCAAGTTTCTTGAGCAGATGGGGTGCCGGCCCCGGCTAGCGGAGCCCAATGGCCGGTGA